The genomic segment TTTTGTACAGCAGCACATACTCCTGCAATATAAATCAAAGTAATGTTATATTATTATAGCATATCCGTAAAAAAGTAAAAGAAGATAGTTTCTAAAACTTCTTCCACATGGTTTGGGGAAAAACCTACcagaattttaaaaacaaaaaacctGCCCACACATCCAAGAAAGTCAAGAGGGAGGAGAATCCATGGAATTTTCTAATCGGCCAAATTTGTAAAACTTGAAAATTGTTcccatttcttttcttttctctatTTTTGTTTTCATACCTATTCACAAAATACAATTTACTcgattttaataataatcacaaAAACTCTCGACTGTTTCACGGGTCAATGTTATGAGACAAATATTCTATTTGGGTCacccaaaaaaaattatttcacttgtcaattttgtgatacatagATTCTATCAATTTGGGTcagttatgaaaaatattattttttattataaaatagaCAGAATTGACACGTTTTAgaaataaagatttgtgagatcgtctcataagagacataCTCAGTAATAACATGATAGGTGGACAAGCATACACGCACAAGTGGTAGTTTATAAATTATGTTACAAGGCGTGTTAAATGGACAAATTCAGCATacaattaatttgatttaacaAATCGCGACTAGTGATAGCATtataatttctttttcttttttttaaaaaatgtatactatatatataaataatatatatatatatatgtatgtatgtatcaAATAAATTCTAGAATTTTCGTGGTTATATATCAAGTATTATAAGAAGGGGTGCAAATATCTATCTCCATGTCCTAAAGAGGGATCAGATATTGATTAGTCTCATTTTTGTTCGTGTAATGTGATAGATATATTATATCAGTTCTTGCTTTCTTTCCATGTCGATTAATTTTCCGAAGACATTACATATTCTCATCgagaaagaaaaataattatataaaaaaacccATCATTATTTTCTCGTTTCCAGCTCAAGATCGATCCTTTCTCAATCTCACAATAACTGTGTACGTATATTAATGGCGGTTAAGAGGAAGTTGAAATGGCAAGACTATTTCCCGAACTGTTTCAAGCCTGAGGGCCCGAGGCCGGATACGAAGAAGTCTGTATTAAAGCAACAGCCATCGTTCCAAAGGATTTCGCTATCCGATTTGAGCAGCTCCACGGTACTGTCGGAGGATCTGTCGGCCTCGTTGGTGGGATCCAATCTACATGTGTTCACTCTTCAGGAGTTGAAGGTGATCACGCAGAGCTTCTCGTCCAGTAATTTTCTCGGGGAGGGCGGGTTCGGGCCGGTGCACAAGGGGTTCATCGATGATAAGATAAGGCCCAGTTTGAAGGCTCAGCCCGTTGCCGTCAAGCTCCTGGATTTGGATGGTTCGCAAGGCCATAGAGAATGGCTGGTATGGTAGCTAGCACTCTCATTTCTTATTATAAGTGCATGAAATATTCTAAATATTACAATTTATATCTAATAATACGTAGAAATCATTAGCTTTTTTGCATCAAATTTGTACGGATTAGTAGAATTCTAAGTTAGTTTCAATCATCCTTCGTTGGTTGAGTCGTGATCATGAATATATGAATAAATTCGATTTTGCGAGATAATCGTCGTTTTTAATCAATTTTCGTAGACTGAAGTGATTTATCTCGGGCAATTGAGACATCCGAATTTGGTGAAGTTGATTGGATATTGTTGCGAAGAAGAACATAGGCTTCTTGTCTACGAATACATGGCACGAGGAAGCCTAGAAAATCAACTATTCAGAAGTAAGTCACCAATTTTAGCATTATTCGCTTTAATAATTTACATaaagttcaaaatttttataactaattttatataatttgttttattgtttattgttttttttttttttttttttttttgtgattctAACACATAATTGGTACGTAGCTGTAATTCGTAGGCTATTTTGTGTTTAGAAAAGGTCAACGGTGACGCATTGGAAGTTGACATTTGATCTGCAAGTTTAGTGCATACTAAATTGTCAATAATTTATCTAAATAAATTCACACAAGTACtttaattttctcttttttaATTGACAGTTCAAACTCCATTATTTTATCTACcactttgaataaatcaagcaGCCTGCTTCTTGAACTATGGCCACTTTAAATTAATGGAACTAGGTATAATTTTTTAATCTATTTATTGGTCAAATAACATAACttagatttaaaaaataataataagaatatgatattttgcgtactataaaattttatttaagatatTGTTTACCTGAATCTGAAATCTCTGTTATGCTTGtttttagaattttgaaaattgtttttgtaatttaattttttttttctattttccaaaaaaaatctGAACACAGGATTTTCAGTTTCACTTCCATGGCCAACGAGAGTAAAAATTGCTATCGGCGCTGCTAGAGGACTTGCCTTTCTCCATGAAGCCGAAAAACCCGTCATATTCCGCGATTTCAAGGCTTCAAATATCCTGTTAGACTCTGTAAGTGCATGTTGTATATATCATACCAATGtaacaacaaatatttttttacaaaatctTTAAATCCTATTTCCAGGATTTTACGGCGAAATTATCGGATTTCGGTCTTGCCAAAGACGGTCCAGAAGGTGATGATACGCATGTTTCCACCCGAGTGATGGGCACACAAGGTTATGCTGCGCCAGAATACATCCTGACAGGTAATATATCACATATCCAAtgtcgaattaatatgcaaaaAATTATGGTTTATTTGAATCTAATAAAGTAGAGTTTTGCAGGTCATTTGACAGCTGCTAGTGATGTTTACAGTTTCGGGGTACTGCTCTTGGAGCTTCTAACTGGTCGGAAATCGTTAGACAAAACCCGTCCTCCAAGAGAACAAAATCTGGCAGACTGGGCAAGGCCAATGCTAAAATCTCCCCGAAAATTCGGCCGTATAATCGATCCAAGACTCGAGGGGCAGTACTCGGAACTCGGGGTTCAAAAGGCAGCAGAATTAGCTTATCATTGCTTAAGCCATCGGCCGAAACTTAGGCCGATTATAAGTGAAGTGATCAAAGTTTTGGAGCCGTTGAAAGACCTTGAAGACTTGCAAATCGGTACTTTCGTTTTCGCTGTTTCGACTGATAGTGATCATTCGCCGAAAGAACTTGTTAAGAAGGAGAGTTCTCAGTTGCATCATCACAGGAATAGGCCAAATGAAGGGTGTAGAAACGGGGCGAAATCCCCCGTTTCGTTCGCTGAAAATGCGCGACAACATGATCGGAAAAAAGGGTCTAATTCGCCTGCGAATTATGGTTTAAAGAGATCATGAATTGTGGATCAACAAAGTGTATATATAAAAACTCATCAAGAATATAATGTTCTTGGTTTCGTAGTTTATTAGGGCAAGCTTTGGCCATGCTGTGAGCATTTTTACACTTCTttcccttttctttttctcaaaTGTAATTGGCATTTACACACACATTTCTTGGTTTCATTCATACGTACAACTTTGTTCTTCTGTTTGATAATCGAATATTCTCATTTCTTTGCAAATTCAAAGTGGTTTTAATTTAAATTCTAATTTACTTATTTTATAGTATGTTCGAATTATTAAAACTTGGAATAATTACTTTTTTGTGATCATGTAATTTTCACTTCTCTTTTGGTCATGTTAATAatgaatttgtatttttaatAACGGAACTTGCGTGTTTTTTCATCCTTGATCATGTTAACGACGAATTACTTTTTTTAGTCTTgttatatacattttttttttcaatttttggtcTTTTTTAAAACTAGAGTTCATCGCATCTTCTGAAAATTGCTTATGTGTCATATGTGTATGTTGACAtggattttttttgaaaaaaactcGTGTATATGTCGTGATTTTTTTTAGAATATTACGTGGCCTTCCAAAAGTTCATTCAACATCCAAGACTACCACATAAACAACTACCGGTCGACATGCTGGACTTCGTTCAAGAAATgactaaatataaaaaaattacaagttacttgactaaaaatataaatttattgttaAAATACATGACCAAATATGAAAAAAGTACCAATTATATAATTTTCCCTTAAAAGTTATGTATAAAATACAAATtatatatgaaaaataattttcttattttttcgaACATGGTAACTGGAGCGATTAATACTAGATGGCcaagatataaaaaaaatggtcccaaattatttatgaaaacttaatattttgtaAATAATTTGTCCCTCAATTTTTAATTCTAAGTTGGATTAAAAGTAAAATATTCTAATACAAAACAAGAATTGACATTCCAAAgcaataaaatactgaatattattttaatatatatgctAGCtggattttaaataaattttttcgatttattttattttctgaatTAAAATCCCTCGTATTTTGATGATCGTGTTGACTTGGCTTGGTCACGATCAGCTTACCAAACCCCGAAAGATTAATATCTCATATCCGAATATCATTAAACAAATAGGTTAGTGAATATTTGGTGAACAAGAAATTAACTAGACCCTTGAGAAAGAAGTAACTATCATATAATTATCACCCTTATTTTATCCCTAATTTTTTTATTCGAAGTCGATTTCAAATTAAaatgtaaaaatatatataatttataccGAATTTGATTTCGACATCTCAATTTTAGAAGGGAAAagtaaacaatatttttaaggaaaaaaaaaaaacgttttaaatttgattttagaGAATTGATAAGCATATGAAGAAAACTTCATTTTTGCTCTTTTAAATATAATTCATGTTTGTAAAAACTCACGTGATAAGATCTCACGAGGTCAATTTTATAatacatataatatatttaagtcacttattaaaaattattatttttttatgataaataTAGAAATAATTAAATCGGtcaatataataattataatcattGATATTTTAATGTTTGAATAATTTTAATGGATTGTAATGATTACGGAGGCCAAATTGGAAGAATTTTACTTGGTATACCATGATGTGACAACGCGGAACATCACGTcttagtattattattttagtgCACATCAATgtcatattaaaaaaatattaaaaaaaagtatataaaataatattttttaatgcaaTTTTCAATCAATTACACATTAAAATTcagatattttttaaatttaaataaatatgacTTGTAATCTTATTAACTAATAATGATCGTTccctcataagtcataaaatatcccattaaattaaattaaaaaccaaaaaaaaggACGCCGAAGTTTATGAAATTCAAGTTCTAGAGTCAATTTTCCGTATGATCCACGCTTCCAACTACCGTTTCTTAATTAATGAAATATCCGaaagatattttttaaaacccttcaccaagaaaaaataaataattttttttaaaagaaaaaccgAATAATGGAATAGTGCAAGGGAACAACCGAAATTCACGAATATTACATGCATTTTCGAAccatattaataattaaattgtaATAAAGATTGTGTTTGGATCGAATGATTTGAATGAATCcgtcttatttttttttactcaaatcaATTTCTCGACCTGTTATTCCAAGTACTTTGATTTAAAATCTTCTCGCAAATTTAAATTCACTAGGAATGATCACGTGTGATGCACGTGGGTgattaataatgaaaaatataataacgagatttagataatttttaaaatcgttTGAATAACATCTTATTTATGAGTCTTTATTaatctaaatatatcaaaacacaataaataaaaatacatcatgacgataaataaaatatattcacttatttatataacatttttcaattTGCATGATTATAACATAATGACAGCTCTCTCAAATTAACAAAGAtatttttcatccaaatatcattcacaataaaaaacaatataaataaaatgagaATAGTAAATTTTACTAAAACCAAAATCACAATGTATTTAAATGGAGTGCATATACTGATTGTCAAATAAAATTctcttaattaactaaattatcatAATGATGTTAAAATAAAACCCCTAAACttgttattaaattaaatatcaattgtGTTTTTGCTAACTTTTAACTCATTACGAATTTTGTTTAACTTTTTTCTTTTATAGAATAGATATTACacatcaactcaaatattttaaacggtATAGTAGCTCAATCGTCATGACTTCAATCGATGTCTCCAATAAGGACAATTATTTTGTTAGGGTGACCACTCTATGTCATCACCTATGCTTCATTAAGTTGCAAGCATAGTAATAATGCACAATGAATTGGTAAACATAACTTAGTTAATTTAGTAAGTGAGTAATGTTAAATaacaattttgttattttgaaatgtgaaaaatagtttatatatatataaattcatcatatataatgataaattaattatatgcagaaaagagaaaaaattgttttttatgtatgtaatttcatcatatacaaTTAGAAATTAGTTAATAGGTTGAACAAAcaagataacaaatcaatatattatatacGATGATTTCGTAATAGAATAACGCTAATATAACCATACTTTGTATTATGTTTAGAACGCAATTGAAAAttgataacaaaatatataataatatgaacTTTAATTTTAAAAGCATTATTATCTAAGCTATTATCATAATACATAATGAATCATAAATGAAATCACTAAATTATTgagtaattatttatttaattattagttaaatcaatttataaaataaaagaaaaagataagatataaatattaaatattcattagcaACCATGAAGAAATACACTAATTTTAGTTAAcaacaaagaaaaattatgGGTAAATTCAATATGCATTAATATTCAAAGGCATTTAAGATagacaataaattataaaagaacccatcaaaaaaattattgatttaatttgttaCATTAAATGAATAAGGGTATATTggaaaattcacaattaaaattcatatatatttatatgtacgtTAGATTTATCCAACCACAGTCCGATTATCTTTCTCCATATTTTCTTATCCTTTGAAAAATTGGCACACGGTTCCAAATAAATGGAGTCAATTGACAAGACATATGAAGTTCTAGTAGATTTTTTAGGACCGAtgcaaatatttataaaatacattctcttcaaaattttgattaagATATCATAAAATTGATTAACTCAATAGTTCTTTAAGAATAAGTCTTTTGTGAAAtaatctcacgaatttttatctgtgaaatgggtcaatcttaccgatattcacaaaaagtaatattcttagcataaaaattaatatttttttatgaatgacccaaataagatatctgtctaacaaaatacaactcgtgagacaatctcacacgAGTTTTGGCATCTTTTAAACTCacaccatttattttaaataccaAAGATTGTCCCATGAGTACTTAGAACGTATTTGACACATCCACACTATCAAGTTTAGAAAAAAGTCTcgagtttaattattttttaaaaaatactattGTAAAGTTCTTGGTCCCTCCATACAgaaatttttttggtattttttgaaatattttctacttcgaaaatgtttttaaattatttttttaaaaatactattttaaataaaatcgcAGAATTATTTTCGAATCATGCATTGGAAATATAACAGATTTTTATGTAatgaatataaattatatagtACAAATATAAAAAAGGTATAAAATTAAATGCACATTAAAATGCTGCAGATACACATGGTATGCCACCATAATTATAAgcaaactttaaaaaaaaaaatctaagtaCGTATTTTTCCGGATCGGAAGATTTGAATTTGAGAGAATATTTGAATTAAAGATATGAAATAACTTCATATTGAAATGAATATAAAATTCACCACAATGACTTAAAAAAATAACCGGTAAGAGATTTCAAACCAATTGTTAAGTCCATTCATACACATGTAGCATAAGATTTTGAAATCATTCGGAATTGAAATAACTTCATTTAAGATTTGAATCTTCAAATTAATCGATCCAATCACaacctaaatttttttatatcaattgCAAAACAAAAAAGATACAATTCTCGTCACAACCATGGTATTAATCTCCACGAATTTTGAAAATAGTTTTAGGTTGTGTTTGGATTtgagatatgatttgaatgaaTAATTTGAAATCACTTCATAGCACGATGAAATTGATATTCACCACAATTGttcaaataataattagtttgagattttaaattattgtcaAACGGAGTTTTACccaaacaaataaaataatttgttaTTATGATTTGAAGTTCTTGGCTTTAAATCTATCTATTGGAATATAGTCAAGTAATGAAAAGATTTGAACTTATATGAGGATTTCAAATACAAGGATTTTATATTATTCTCATTTTCATATCTTCCAATTTAATCATtacttaaattaaatatttttgtattatttcGGAAAACACTATATTATGAaccaataaataaattataaagttttaaaagatgaaCATCGTGTTgcatcaaattttcaaaatacgCTGGATGGAGAATTTCACAAGAAGTAAGGTTCTTATTAGAACGATTAAccataccaatattcacaatctcttagcataaaaagtaatatttttttatagattactcaaataagatatttgtctcacaaaatacgacccgtgagactgtctcacacaagtttttgtctttcaCAAGATCTGGTTAAGATTAAGAAGTGCGTGAAATAGTTAAAAGATGAACTCTTTCTAACTCCCTAATTATCTTTCTAAACTACGTTTTGCTAATTGACTAGACGAGATGTTTGTTACAATTGAGTATTAAACTTGATATCTTATTCCAAACCTGAGATTTTTAGTATGTTTCTAATTTATCGAACATGTACAAATCCATGAAATTTAAAGAATCAAAATTTATAACAATCCAAGCATTTAAATATGTCgacattattataataattctAATAACAAAAGTAGCAAGGGTAGCAGCAGTTTTTGTCACAATACGAACATACATTTACCTCAAGACATTTAGGATATTTTACCTTGAGACATTTAGGAAATCTACACTGAATGCTCGGACAAGAGCACGGGATAGAGCAAGGGCTCGCACAAGAACAAGAGCACGTTAAGCACGAAGGCCAAGACAAACACGAGAAACACGAAGGCCAACTTAAGCACGAAGTAAACTCGGGAATGCAGCAGCGAGGCAATCTACATGTACTACAGTCATCGAAACATCGGCTGTTCCAGCACGAAAAACATTGACAATTTGGGATTCGGCAGCTCAAACATGTGTTTCTGCAGCGACATGTATTGCATTCGGGGCAGTGTGGCATCTCAAGATCGCACACGCAGTATTGACAGCAACAGAAAATCCATGATATACTGAAGCATGATAATCCACTGCAAAAAAATGGGATTTATTCTTAGATTATgaatgaaaaaatcaaagcgGGGAAGTAGGAAAAATTTCA from the Primulina tabacum isolate GXHZ01 chromosome 16, ASM2559414v2, whole genome shotgun sequence genome contains:
- the LOC142530218 gene encoding uncharacterized protein LOC142530218, with translation MSDLRRNGSVPTLPLPRPKSPPKYPDLYGKRRELAKIQILERDIGFLQEELKAVEGLPPASRSCKEVADFVAGNADPLIPTTKKISRSRRFWKWLCGGLSCFSISWIFCCCQYCVCDLEMPHCPECNTCRCRNTCLSCRIPNCQCFSCWNSRCFDDCSTCRLPRCCIPEFTSCLSWPSCFSCLSWPSCLTCSCSCASPCSIPCSCPSIQCRFPKCLKVKYPKCLEVNVCSYCDKNCCYPCYFCY
- the LOC142530120 gene encoding serine/threonine-protein kinase RIPK-like, with amino-acid sequence MAVKRKLKWQDYFPNCFKPEGPRPDTKKSVLKQQPSFQRISLSDLSSSTVLSEDLSASLVGSNLHVFTLQELKVITQSFSSSNFLGEGGFGPVHKGFIDDKIRPSLKAQPVAVKLLDLDGSQGHREWLTEVIYLGQLRHPNLVKLIGYCCEEEHRLLVYEYMARGSLENQLFRRFSVSLPWPTRVKIAIGAARGLAFLHEAEKPVIFRDFKASNILLDSDFTAKLSDFGLAKDGPEGDDTHVSTRVMGTQGYAAPEYILTGHLTAASDVYSFGVLLLELLTGRKSLDKTRPPREQNLADWARPMLKSPRKFGRIIDPRLEGQYSELGVQKAAELAYHCLSHRPKLRPIISEVIKVLEPLKDLEDLQIGTFVFAVSTDSDHSPKELVKKESSQLHHHRNRPNEGCRNGAKSPVSFAENARQHDRKKGSNSPANYGLKRS